TTGATGCGGACTTGCATCACGACAGCTTCCTCGGCCTGGGAATAGACCTGCACTTGCCCGTTGCCGTACACGTTGCCCGACTGAGCTCGTGCCTGATCAGGGATCATCATCACGAACGCGACGACGACGACCGCCAGGATTTCTGCCATAGCCACGAAGATGGTGCTGGCAGGGGTGTTGCGGATTTTGGAGACGAGATTGAAGTTCATGGGATTTCCTTTTGGCGATGAATGCAAAGGAAATCCGCCCTGCAGGGTGGAATTCCCTGCAGGGTTTGCTAGTTGCGCGACGCGAACGACCACAGGACACGCACGGTGCAAGACCGAGTGTGTGTCCTCACGGTTCGTCCAGCTACGCACCAGCTTTGCGCTGGTGGTAGTGAATTACGTCAGTTTGAGAAGGCCGTCAGCTGTGCCGCTGACCTTCCTGACAGCCAAGGGCTGTCGGGTGTCTGCATGCGCAAGGCATGCGATTACTCATGAGAGCAATGTGTTTGAAGTCTATTCGAGATTGTCTGATCGAGCCACAATCGCTGCCCATGACAGACATGGGCCAGGCTGCATGTACCCGAGTTCCGCAGGCCGGTCGGAGTCGATCACAGTTCCTTCATGCACGCCAGCAGTGCGACGTTTCGGCCACGCGTCTCGGCCGCAGATCGGGTGACGCGTGCTGAATCGAATGTCATGTACACGGGTGCGCTCGGGTAGTATGAACCACCGTACCAACGGGAGCCCGGCGATTGACCTGCAAACGCACCCCAACCCGACCCGAAGGGCTCTTCGAAGTTGTGAAAAGTACCTGTGATTTGTTGTAGCGCGTCCAACTGCGACGAGCCAAGACCACGCGCGCTGTCCACGCCGCGCCCAGCATCCCATCCGCGAATAAACTCGCCACGCAGGTCGCGCGTTCCGTTCGTACCGTTCGCCGCAACCCAGCCGTCCGGGCAAGTTGCTCGATCAAAGAACGCATACATGCCAGCCTCGCCACCTCCGCCAGCTGCTGTCCAAACGCCGGCCTGACAAGACAGAAACTTGCCATCTACTTCTCGCGCAATACTTCCGTTGCGGACACAAGCAGCACCTGCAGCCGCGATCTCAGCAATCTCCAACGTTCCAGCAAGACGATTGATGGTCGCAGTGCCTTCCACCCGAATGCTGCCGGTGTCATCGACACCAAGGGCCGCCCAGGCGCCGGTTCCGTCACAGGTATAGGCCCGGGGCCCTGTTCCGACCGATGGCGTGAGTACCACCCTGGTCTGACCCCGTCCTGCTGCATCACACAGGCCGAGCATGCCGGCGTTCGCAACGGGGTCGCGCCAGTACGTGCTTCCGGCGCGCCGCCACACGTCTTCTTCACAAGTGAGCACGCCACCGACAGTGTCGCGCGCAAGCGCACCTCTGGGTGAGCAAGCCGCCCCCGCAGTCTGGATCGTTCCCACGCCGAGCAAGATGGGGGTGTTCATAGTGTTCAGGCTGGGATCGCCCGGCACCTGATCGCGATAGAGGGTCGGTGCCGTTGCGAGCGCTTCGCCAAACCAGAGCGACACAGCCGGATGGCCAGCTTCGAATGCAATCGTGCCTCCAGAGCCGTCGCACCTTTGCCCAAGGTGATTCGGGTTGCCATATGCTCCCACAGGGAAATCGAACCCCCCCATCGCGCCGCGGATGTTCGTGGGGTTGGCAGTGTAGACACCAGCACCAGAACCACCAATGGTGGCCGCGAGCTGCCCTAGAGCGAGGTCGTCGTAGGCTTCACCACCTTCTGTGATCACCAATCCGTTCAATCGGCCGGCGGTAGGCTGCAGAACAAGAACGCAAGCGGCCTGCCCGCGTCCGTTGTGAGTCGAAAACCCCGTTTCCAAGTACCCCTGGGTCACCAGGTCTTCAACGCGAACCAGTGCCGGCGTTGTCGGCGTCGCTACGGTTTGCAGTACCGCATAGTTGTCCTTGATGTAGGCGCTGGCGGCCTGGCCAATGGATTTGCTATGCGCTGCGGCGACCGAGATTTCCGTGTCCTCAACCGCCACGTTGATGAGACGCGTAACGCCAACCGCTATCGTGGCGAACACGACCAGCGCGATCATGATTTCGAGGAGGGTGACGCCCTTTTGGTTCTTCATGTGACTTTGCGGTGTTGGTTTCTGGGGCGCTGCACCCACTACGAGCGGACCGCCTCATAGGCGATCGGGTTGGCGCTGATCGCGCGCATCACGTCAGCCTTTGAGACAACTTCAGATCGCATCAAGATCTGGGCCGACGCGGCAAGGCACATCGAGACCTTGTCCTCTGCCCTTTCCAGCATCGCCTGCAGCCGATCTCCGTCATTGAGGTGTTTTGAATAGTCGCGCTTGTGGTTGGCGAGGAAGTCCACTGCCAAAGCGTAGCCGGATCCATCCTTCCTCGGAATGAGCGTCTGGTTCACGATGCCCAGCAGACTGCCAGCCAGAGCGGTCACCTTGGCCTCTCGCTCGTTGTCTGCAAAGAAGCTCAGAACTTTGCTCACCGTCCCAACGGCAGAGCTTGCATGAAGGGTGCCGATCACAAGGTGACCGGATTCACCAGCTAGCAGCGCTTGTTCTGCCGTTGCCCGATCCCGTATCTCACCAATCACGATCACGTCCGGCCGCTGGCGCAAGGCAGCACGAACCCCATCGAGCACCGTGTCGCAGTCGACACCAACCTCGCGCTGCGAGAAGATCGACTTGTCACGCTGGAACACGTACTCGATCGGGTCCTCGACAGTGACGATGTGCGCGTTGCGCATGCCGTTCACGGCGTTGACCATCGCGGCCATGCTCGTGGTTTTCCCAGCCCCCGTGGGCCCCGACACCAGGAGGAGGCCAGCTGGACTGTCCAGAAGGATCCTGAGCGCAGCTGGCAATCCAAGCTCTTGCAAGCTGGGAACCCTGTCCGGGATACGACGCATCGACAGCATCAAGCTCGCCCCCGCGTTTGCCAGGTAGATGTTCACGCGCAAGCGTTGCCCTCCCACCTCATACGGGCGGTTCACTTCGCCCTTGGTGATCTCGGCGCTCAGGTCCGACTCCAAGGAGTCCCCGAATTCGCGAATATCGGCCATGCTGGGTACCCCAGCAACCTCGGCTTCGAACCACCCCCGTGGGGTCTTCAACATCACGGGCGCATCCGATTGCATCATGATGTCGGTGAACGCACCGCCTCGGCCGAGGAGCTCGGCAACTACCTTTGCAACGTACATGTTGTTCAACGTCCCATCATGACAGCGGCGTTGTTGGGGATAGCCGCTGGAAGATCAATGCCAGTATCGAAACCGTTTGCCGAAATCAGACGCCCTGTCACTTGGTTCTTTGCACCTACGAGCACAGAGCGCTGTGACAGTTCGAATAGCCGGACAACGGTTCCTTTTTCGGTGGCGTCTGTAGCGAAGACGTAGAGCGAGGTACCTTCAACGAGATTAGTCCAACGATCGTCTCGGATATAGCCTGGGAGAAAGTAGGCTGCCAGTGCAGCGTCATCAACCGAGCCGCTCGCAGTTGGGTGATCATTGAGATAGCCGCGTACCGCCTTCCCGTAGGCCAAGAAGCTCGTGGCCGAAGAATCGGCTTGAATCGCCGCAGTGATCTGGGCCTGCCGCGGGGCTTCCTTTCCCGTGAAGAACATGACAAGGGCCAGGAACACGGCCACAATCCAAAGCGGTACCACATCAACCTCGCACGACCGGTCTGGTGTCACCGTCAACTGCTGGCCGACGTTGCACCATCAGGCGATTCCGTTGCATCTGAACCTCGTTTCCAAGGTGCTCCCAACGACGCTGGCGAATGTTGTTCCGCACGCCTGTTGCATCCTGGTCGCCCAACCACAGAAACTCAAGCTTCGGCTTGCGCGGCTCGCCCTCGAGGCGTTGGTGCAGCACCGCAAGTAGGCCATTCGCCAGAAGACTGGACGTGTCCTCGGGGTTGGCAATCGCCCCGTTGGCTAGCGAGTACATGCGCTCCACAGCCATCGCTGCAGAATCTGCATGCACAGTGCAGATCACGAGGCGACCGTTGATCGACCATCTAAGCGCCTCGGCCGCGCTCTCGGAGTCACGCACCTCCCCGATGAACATGATCGTAGGCGTCCACCGATTTGCTTTCCTGCACGCCTCTCCGAACTTGCCATGTTCCGCTTCGGTCTGGAAGCAAACGCCTTCGCCATGATTCCCCTGAAGTGGCATCTCCGGTGGATCCTCGATCGTGACGCCGATCCCTCCAAATTTTTGGAGGCGCGCCGCGATCATGGACGATGCGGTGGTCGTTTTCCCATGCCCAAAGGCTCCCGCGACAACCACCAGCCCGTTCAGCCCAGGCTTGAGCAACATGTCGACATAAGCGGGATGGATGCTGAGTTCTTCGGGCGAAGGGATCGTGCTGGGCATGCGGCGGAGTACGTGCACCACCTCGGTGATGGACCTGAGGACGGATACCCGATAGGTCACGCCGCCTGATCGAACTGGGAACTCCTCTTGCGAGGCGCTCGATTGGCGTTCCGAAAGAATGCGTCGAAGCTCCTGGAGGTCGCTTTCAGCTTCCGGGGGCGCGAGCACCGGATCCTTCGTATTGGGAACGCCAGACAGCCAGGCACGTTCTTTGGCCAGATAGATGTCCTTGAATTTCAGGCCGACCAGCATCAGTGCCCTCCTAGTACGCTGCGTTGTGGCTTAGTTGCCCCGGAAGGCGATAGTGGTGCCGGCCGCACACGCGGTGACAGCATCGGGCGGCGAAACAGGGAACGAAGTCACAGGCGTACCGCCACTAACACTCACGCTTAGCCATCCCTGCGCACCGGTCAGAAGCGGAATGCAGATGTCTTCGTTGATGTTGGTCATCGTCACCTCAAACGAAGTGATAGCCGAGGTAACGACGACGTTGCCGTTGCCTGCATGCGTAAGCGTCGGCGGGGTCGTCGTCGAGTCAACGCGGATCGACGTCGGAATGCGCTTCGCGGTGACCAGCACGCTGTTGAGGTTCGTCCCACTGGCGCCGAAGCTCCCCTGGCCCTGCCAGATCTGTTTCACCGAGGCGCGCACGGCTGCCAGGTCCTGGGTAAGTTGGGTCGTCTGCTGGCTCGACATTGCGTTCTGATAGAGCGCCATTGCACCCCCGACGATGATGGCCATCACAGTCAGTCCAGCAATGAGCTCCATGAGAGTCACGCCGGCTTGCTTCTTGAACTTCGTGGTGCGTTTGAACGATTTCATTGGGTTCCTTCTGTTGAAATGGGAGTTTGAAGAATGGGATCGCTATTGAGTTCAGCGATAGCTGCTCTGAATTACTTGAGACATCTGAAGCTCCATGCCCATGAGGCCAGCGACCATGAGAGCAATGAACAGGCCGACGAAGAGGATGCTGAACCCGAAGATGACTTTCATCATCGATTCGATCTTCTCGACTGACTCTGCAATCCACTCTTTGCCAATCGTCGAAAGCGCGGTCTCGAACCCGGACAATCTCGCGTAGACACCAAGGTCATCGATGATTTCGATGTCGGGGAATCCATACCCGGACTTTGCAAGTGCATCGCCTGGGTTGAGGCCAGATCGCATTCCCTTTAGGCACGCCAGAATCCGTATGCGCATCCAGGGCGAGGCGCCAGAAAGCAGCTGCTCAAGGGCAGTCTCGATCCGCACTCCTGCGCCAACCAGTGCGGCGAAGCTGATCATCCATGCACTGCCGTGCTGCACCCGGTAGACGCTATACGGGACCGCTCTATCGAACCGGATACGCAGCCCCTCGCTCCACCTGGGCAGGCTCCACCAAAACGCAAGAACCAGCGCAACTGGCACGCCAGCGATTGCGCCCATCCAAGCTCGGGCAAAGTTGGCGAAGTCGATCATCAGCTTCGCCACGCCGTGCCACTTCTCGTATGGAACGATCTGTGCGAACTCCGGGATGATCTTGTAGCTGAACATGACCAACACCCCGAATGCGATCAACAGCATGACGGATGGGTAGGCGATCCCGCCGACGACCGCGTTCTTGATCTTCTTCTTGGCGGTCATCACTTCCGCCGCAGAGACCAACGCGTCTTCGATCTTTCCCGACTGCTCGCCAGCGGAAATCAGCATCGCCTCATCTGGGCTGACCCAGCCGACGATCGCCTGGGACAAGCGACTGCCGTTGCGCAGCTTTCGCAGCCAGTCCGAAAGGGCAACCGCAAGCGGTTCCTTGGTGCTTTTCAGCGTCACTCTTCGGGCCCGCATCGTTTCCAATGCATCGATGATGGGAACGCCGTTCCCCAGCAACTTTCCGAGCTTCAAATACAGACGCCGACGCAGGTTCGCGTCGTTGCGGAACATGAAACGAGCAAACTTGAATTCGAGCTCATCCATGATCAGGCCACCAATGCAAGTCGTTCGTCACCGTGGTTCTCAGCAAGGGGGCCGACTACATCCTCCGCTTGCAGCGGATCGATGATCCCTTCGTTGATCTTGCGGATGGCGTGCTCGAGCATTGACATGACGCCGAGTTCTTCGCGGATGTACGTGATCGCAGCAAGTCGGTCGTTCTGTCGCAGGAGAGCCATAAGGCTCTCGTCGCTGACGATCGTCTCCGCGACCACAGTCCTTCCGCTGGTGCCGCTGCCACCGCACTTGTCGCAACCATCAGGGTTCTGAACAAAGGCCCTCTCGACGTTGATGGCGCGCATGAAGCGCCCCACCGTTCGCGGATCGAACTCGGCTAGGTGGTCGGCAAGAGGCTGCTTGCAGTGGGGGCACAACACCTTGACCA
The DNA window shown above is from Hydrogenophaga sp. BPS33 and carries:
- the pilV gene encoding shufflon system plasmid conjugative transfer pilus tip adhesin PilV, which translates into the protein MKNQKGVTLLEIMIALVVFATIAVGVTRLINVAVEDTEISVAAAHSKSIGQAASAYIKDNYAVLQTVATPTTPALVRVEDLVTQGYLETGFSTHNGRGQAACVLVLQPTAGRLNGLVITEGGEAYDDLALGQLAATIGGSGAGVYTANPTNIRGAMGGFDFPVGAYGNPNHLGQRCDGSGGTIAFEAGHPAVSLWFGEALATAPTLYRDQVPGDPSLNTMNTPILLGVGTIQTAGAACSPRGALARDTVGGVLTCEEDVWRRAGSTYWRDPVANAGMLGLCDAAGRGQTRVVLTPSVGTGPRAYTCDGTGAWAALGVDDTGSIRVEGTATINRLAGTLEIAEIAAAGAACVRNGSIAREVDGKFLSCQAGVWTAAGGGGEAGMYAFFDRATCPDGWVAANGTNGTRDLRGEFIRGWDAGRGVDSARGLGSSQLDALQQITGTFHNFEEPFGSGWGAFAGQSPGSRWYGGSYYPSAPVYMTFDSARVTRSAAETRGRNVALLACMKEL
- a CDS encoding type IV pilus twitching motility protein PilT; this translates as MYVAKVVAELLGRGGAFTDIMMQSDAPVMLKTPRGWFEAEVAGVPSMADIREFGDSLESDLSAEITKGEVNRPYEVGGQRLRVNIYLANAGASLMLSMRRIPDRVPSLQELGLPAALRILLDSPAGLLLVSGPTGAGKTTSMAAMVNAVNGMRNAHIVTVEDPIEYVFQRDKSIFSQREVGVDCDTVLDGVRAALRQRPDVIVIGEIRDRATAEQALLAGESGHLVIGTLHASSAVGTVSKVLSFFADNEREAKVTALAGSLLGIVNQTLIPRKDGSGYALAVDFLANHKRDYSKHLNDGDRLQAMLERAEDKVSMCLAASAQILMRSEVVSKADVMRAISANPIAYEAVRS
- the pilM gene encoding type IV pilus biogenesis protein PilM; this encodes MFLALVMFFTGKEAPRQAQITAAIQADSSATSFLAYGKAVRGYLNDHPTASGSVDDAALAAYFLPGYIRDDRWTNLVEGTSLYVFATDATEKGTVVRLFELSQRSVLVGAKNQVTGRLISANGFDTGIDLPAAIPNNAAVMMGR
- a CDS encoding ATPase, T2SS/T4P/T4SS family, with amino-acid sequence MLVGLKFKDIYLAKERAWLSGVPNTKDPVLAPPEAESDLQELRRILSERQSSASQEEFPVRSGGVTYRVSVLRSITEVVHVLRRMPSTIPSPEELSIHPAYVDMLLKPGLNGLVVVAGAFGHGKTTTASSMIAARLQKFGGIGVTIEDPPEMPLQGNHGEGVCFQTEAEHGKFGEACRKANRWTPTIMFIGEVRDSESAAEALRWSINGRLVICTVHADSAAMAVERMYSLANGAIANPEDTSSLLANGLLAVLHQRLEGEPRKPKLEFLWLGDQDATGVRNNIRQRRWEHLGNEVQMQRNRLMVQRRPAVDGDTRPVVRG
- a CDS encoding type IV pilin protein: MKSFKRTTKFKKQAGVTLMELIAGLTVMAIIVGGAMALYQNAMSSQQTTQLTQDLAAVRASVKQIWQGQGSFGASGTNLNSVLVTAKRIPTSIRVDSTTTPPTLTHAGNGNVVVTSAITSFEVTMTNINEDICIPLLTGAQGWLSVSVSGGTPVTSFPVSPPDAVTACAAGTTIAFRGN
- a CDS encoding type II secretion system F family protein; translated protein: MDELEFKFARFMFRNDANLRRRLYLKLGKLLGNGVPIIDALETMRARRVTLKSTKEPLAVALSDWLRKLRNGSRLSQAIVGWVSPDEAMLISAGEQSGKIEDALVSAAEVMTAKKKIKNAVVGGIAYPSVMLLIAFGVLVMFSYKIIPEFAQIVPYEKWHGVAKLMIDFANFARAWMGAIAGVPVALVLAFWWSLPRWSEGLRIRFDRAVPYSVYRVQHGSAWMISFAALVGAGVRIETALEQLLSGASPWMRIRILACLKGMRSGLNPGDALAKSGYGFPDIEIIDDLGVYARLSGFETALSTIGKEWIAESVEKIESMMKVIFGFSILFVGLFIALMVAGLMGMELQMSQVIQSSYR